A single genomic interval of Pomacea canaliculata isolate SZHN2017 linkage group LG5, ASM307304v1, whole genome shotgun sequence harbors:
- the LOC112564600 gene encoding putative cytochrome P450 CYP13A4: MFFTVLLLGTLTYFLGVFLWRRHRQMCIFKEMGIPGPKPNLLLGNLLTFRKKLISQAYKEWAEQYGETFGYFEGPTPVLVTSNADLLNQVFIKQFNNFHARKLWPVQADPDQDEEIHLFFARGQRWKRLRSAVNAGFTAAKLRKMQNQMSLCADKLLEVVDRTIEEKEDCRVDFSKLFRQLTFDIIGRSALGIDSDALRDPQCGFIKHCEDVIEDTTKQPVLYTLGFLFPSLSKLWIAIYKFMHHIQFNPVYWIEDRLRAWVKARKESEERTDDLLQQMLDARYPVNRHQDLDTTHQPHIDENGNISKGPLLRSLTESEVIAHSLLFLLAGYETTSSTLSYIFYELALHPHVQDRMRQEVVDVLEDDEEPTYDNIRNLTYMDMVISETLRKYPLASIVVARQCQDACQIEGINIPSGMLVQANLWTLHQDPKHWGPDSDSFDPLRFTLEKKAERHSMAFMPFGAGPRMCIGQRFSIVQMKITMAKLLRRYKIERTSDLQVPLKLKEGAAILPIHNIALRTERIS; this comes from the exons ATGTTCTTTACAGTGCTGCTTCTTGGCACCCTTACGTACTTCTTGGGTGTTTTTTTATG GCGAAGGCACCGTCAAATGTGTATCTTTAAAGAGATGGGAATTCCAGGGCCAAAGCCTAATTTACTTCTTGGAAATCTTCTCACCTTCAGAAAGAAGTTGATCAGTCAAGCGTACAAAGAATGGGCCGAGCAGTATGGAGAAACATTTGG GTATTTTGAAGGTCCTACACCTGTCCTGGTCACATCCAACGCCGACCTGCTGAACCAGGTGTTCATCAAACAGTTCAACAACTTCCATGCCAGAAAG CTGTGGCCAGTGCAGGCCGACCCAGACCAAGATGAAGAGATTCACCTCTTCTTCGCACGGGGTCAGCGCTGGAAGCGCCTACGGTCCGCCGTCAACGCCGGGTTCACAGCCGCCAAACTTAGAAAG ATGCAGAACCAGATGAGTCTCTGTGCAGACAAGCTTCTGGAAGTTGTAGATCGAACCATCGAGGAAAAAGAAGATTGTCGGGTTGATTTTAGCAA attgttCCGACAGTTAACTTTTGACATCATAGGACGCAGTGCTTTGGGGATTGACAGCGATGCTCTCCGGGATCCACAGTGCGGATTCATCAAACATTGCGAGGATGTCATTGAAGACACGACGAAGCAGCCGGTGCTGTACACCCTGGGAT tcttgtTTCCAAGTCTGAGCAAACTGTGGATAGCTATCTACAAGTTCATGCACCACATTCAATTCAATCCTGTGTACTGGATAGAGGATCGCTTGAGAGCCTGGGTGAAAGCTCGTAAAGAATCAGAAGAG CGTACTGATGATCTGCTGCAACAGATGCTGGACGCACGCTACCCCGTAAACCGCCATCAAGACCTGGATACAACCCACCAGCCTCACATTGACGAGAACGGCAACATTAGCAAAGGCCCGCTGCTCAGATCCCTCACAGAATCA GAGGTGATCGCACATTCGTTGCTCTTCCTTCTGGCTGGCTATGAGACGACCAGCAGCACCCTCTCCTACATTTTTTACGAACTCGCACTCCACCCGCACGTGCAGGACAGGATGCGCCAGGAGGTCGTGGACGTTCTCGAAGAT GATGAAGAACCCACTTATGACAACATTCGAAACCTGACCTACATGGATATGGTTATCTCCGAAACCCTCAGGAAATATCCACTTGCTAGCAT tgtggtgGCCAGACAGTGTCAGGACGCTTGTCAGATTGAGGGCATCAATATCCCAAGCGGTATGCTTGTCCAGGCCAACTTGTGGACACTACACCAAGACCCGAAACACTGGGGTCCTGACTCAGACTCTTTTGATCCCCTCAG GTTTACTTTGGAGAAGAAAGCTGAGAGACATTCTATGGCTTTTATGCCCTTTGGAGCCGGGCCGCGGATGTGCATTGGGCAGCGTTTTTCTATCGTGCAGATGAAAATAACGATGGCCAAACTTCTCCGCCGATACAAGATCGAGCGGACCTCTGACCTTCAAGTTCCTCTGAAGCTGAAAGAGGGCGCGGCGATTCTTCCTATCCACAACATTGCCCTTCGAACGGAGCGGATTTCCTGA